A section of the Ovis canadensis isolate MfBH-ARS-UI-01 breed Bighorn chromosome 1, ARS-UI_OviCan_v2, whole genome shotgun sequence genome encodes:
- the CD200 gene encoding OX-2 membrane glycoprotein isoform X8: MITYSENHGVVVQPAYKDKINITQLGLMNSTITFWNTTLEDEACYKCLFNTFGSGKISGIACLTLFVQPTVFLHYKLSEDHLNITCSANARPAPMISWKVSGSGIENSTKIVSHPNGTTSVISILQIKDPKRQVGKDVICQVLHLGTVTDYRETVNKGFWFSVPLLLSIVSLVILLVLISILLYWKRHRNQDREP; this comes from the exons ATGATCACCTACAGCGAGAACCATGGGGTTGTAGTCCAGCCTGCCTACAAGGACAAGATAAACATCACCCAGCTGGGACTCATGAACTCAACCATTACTTTCTGGAATACCACCTTGGAAGATGAGGCGTGTTACAAGTGCCTCTTTAATACCTTTGGTTCTGGAAAGATCTCAGGAATAGCCTGCCTCACTCTCTTTG tACAGCCCACAGTATTTCTTCACTATAAATTATCTGAAGATCACCTAAATATCACTTGCTCTGCCAATGCTCGCCCAGCCCCTATGATCTCCTGGAAAGTCTCTGGGTCAGGGATTGAGAACAGTACCAAGATCGTCTCACACCCCAATGGAACAACATCTGTCATCAGCATCCTCCAGATCAAAGACCCCAAGAGGCAGGTGGGGAAGGATGTGATCTGCCAGGTGCTACACCTGGGGACTGTGACCGACTACAGGGAAACTGTGAACAAAG GCTTTTGGTTTTCAGTTCCACTGCTGTTAAGCATCGTCTCCTTGGTAATTCTTCTGGTCTTAATCTCAATTCTACTCTACTGGAAACGTCATCGGAACCAAGATCGAG AGCCCTAG
- the CD200 gene encoding OX-2 membrane glycoprotein isoform X2, whose product MECLVFRRLVCHLSTFQLIWFLAALMLCRAQVVTQDVRGLLNTPASLRCSLQNPQEVLIVTWQKIKAVSPENMITYSENHGVVVQPAYKDKINITQLGLMNSTITFWNTTLEDEACYKCLFNTFGSGKISGIACLTLFVQPTVFLHYKLSEDHLNITCSANARPAPMISWKVSGSGIENSTKIVSHPNGTTSVISILQIKDPKRQVGKDVICQVLHLGTVTDYRETVNKGFWFSVPLLLSIVSLVILLVLISILLYWKRHRNQDRETNTTLQINYPPNKNFKKRFILYYC is encoded by the exons ATGGAGTGTCTG GTGTTCAGAAGGCTCGTCTGTCATCTGTCTACCTTCCAACTGATTTGGTTCTTGGCAGCACTGATGTTATGCAGGGCACAAG TGGTGACCCAGGATGTAAGAGGGCTGCTGAACACACCTGCTTCTTTAAGATGCTCTCTGCAAAATCCCCAGGAAGTTTTGATTGTGACATGGCAAAAAATCAAGGCTGTAAGCCCAGAAAACATGATCACCTACAGCGAGAACCATGGGGTTGTAGTCCAGCCTGCCTACAAGGACAAGATAAACATCACCCAGCTGGGACTCATGAACTCAACCATTACTTTCTGGAATACCACCTTGGAAGATGAGGCGTGTTACAAGTGCCTCTTTAATACCTTTGGTTCTGGAAAGATCTCAGGAATAGCCTGCCTCACTCTCTTTG tACAGCCCACAGTATTTCTTCACTATAAATTATCTGAAGATCACCTAAATATCACTTGCTCTGCCAATGCTCGCCCAGCCCCTATGATCTCCTGGAAAGTCTCTGGGTCAGGGATTGAGAACAGTACCAAGATCGTCTCACACCCCAATGGAACAACATCTGTCATCAGCATCCTCCAGATCAAAGACCCCAAGAGGCAGGTGGGGAAGGATGTGATCTGCCAGGTGCTACACCTGGGGACTGTGACCGACTACAGGGAAACTGTGAACAAAG GCTTTTGGTTTTCAGTTCCACTGCTGTTAAGCATCGTCTCCTTGGTAATTCTTCTGGTCTTAATCTCAATTCTACTCTACTGGAAACGTCATCGGAACCAAGATCGAG
- the CD200 gene encoding OX-2 membrane glycoprotein isoform X4 yields MECLVFRRLVCHLSTFQLIWFLAALMLCRAQVVTQDVRGLLNTPASLRCSLQNPQEVLIVTWQKIKAVSPENMITYSENHGVVVQPAYKDKINITQLGLMNSTITFWNTTLEDEACYKCLFNTFGSGKISGIACLTLFVQPTVFLHYKLSEDHLNITCSANARPAPMISWKVSGSGIENSTKIVSHPNGTTSVISILQIKDPKRQVGKDVICQVLHLGTVTDYRETVNKGFWFSVPLLLSIVSLVILLVLISILLYWKRHRNQDREP; encoded by the exons ATGGAGTGTCTG GTGTTCAGAAGGCTCGTCTGTCATCTGTCTACCTTCCAACTGATTTGGTTCTTGGCAGCACTGATGTTATGCAGGGCACAAG TGGTGACCCAGGATGTAAGAGGGCTGCTGAACACACCTGCTTCTTTAAGATGCTCTCTGCAAAATCCCCAGGAAGTTTTGATTGTGACATGGCAAAAAATCAAGGCTGTAAGCCCAGAAAACATGATCACCTACAGCGAGAACCATGGGGTTGTAGTCCAGCCTGCCTACAAGGACAAGATAAACATCACCCAGCTGGGACTCATGAACTCAACCATTACTTTCTGGAATACCACCTTGGAAGATGAGGCGTGTTACAAGTGCCTCTTTAATACCTTTGGTTCTGGAAAGATCTCAGGAATAGCCTGCCTCACTCTCTTTG tACAGCCCACAGTATTTCTTCACTATAAATTATCTGAAGATCACCTAAATATCACTTGCTCTGCCAATGCTCGCCCAGCCCCTATGATCTCCTGGAAAGTCTCTGGGTCAGGGATTGAGAACAGTACCAAGATCGTCTCACACCCCAATGGAACAACATCTGTCATCAGCATCCTCCAGATCAAAGACCCCAAGAGGCAGGTGGGGAAGGATGTGATCTGCCAGGTGCTACACCTGGGGACTGTGACCGACTACAGGGAAACTGTGAACAAAG GCTTTTGGTTTTCAGTTCCACTGCTGTTAAGCATCGTCTCCTTGGTAATTCTTCTGGTCTTAATCTCAATTCTACTCTACTGGAAACGTCATCGGAACCAAGATCGAG AGCCCTAG
- the CD200 gene encoding OX-2 membrane glycoprotein isoform X3, with the protein MECLVFRRLVCHLSTFQLIWFLAALMLCRAQVVTQDVRGLLNTPASLRCSLQNPQEVLIVTWQKIKAVSPENMITYSENHGVVVQPAYKDKINITQLGLMNSTITFWNTTLEDEACYKCLFNTFGSGKISGIACLTLFVQPTVFLHYKLSEDHLNITCSANARPAPMISWKVSGSGIENSTKIVSHPNGTTSVISILQIKDPKRQVGKDVICQVLHLGTVTDYRETVNKGFWFSVPLLLSIVSLVILLVLISILLYWKRHRNQDRGRP; encoded by the exons ATGGAGTGTCTG GTGTTCAGAAGGCTCGTCTGTCATCTGTCTACCTTCCAACTGATTTGGTTCTTGGCAGCACTGATGTTATGCAGGGCACAAG TGGTGACCCAGGATGTAAGAGGGCTGCTGAACACACCTGCTTCTTTAAGATGCTCTCTGCAAAATCCCCAGGAAGTTTTGATTGTGACATGGCAAAAAATCAAGGCTGTAAGCCCAGAAAACATGATCACCTACAGCGAGAACCATGGGGTTGTAGTCCAGCCTGCCTACAAGGACAAGATAAACATCACCCAGCTGGGACTCATGAACTCAACCATTACTTTCTGGAATACCACCTTGGAAGATGAGGCGTGTTACAAGTGCCTCTTTAATACCTTTGGTTCTGGAAAGATCTCAGGAATAGCCTGCCTCACTCTCTTTG tACAGCCCACAGTATTTCTTCACTATAAATTATCTGAAGATCACCTAAATATCACTTGCTCTGCCAATGCTCGCCCAGCCCCTATGATCTCCTGGAAAGTCTCTGGGTCAGGGATTGAGAACAGTACCAAGATCGTCTCACACCCCAATGGAACAACATCTGTCATCAGCATCCTCCAGATCAAAGACCCCAAGAGGCAGGTGGGGAAGGATGTGATCTGCCAGGTGCTACACCTGGGGACTGTGACCGACTACAGGGAAACTGTGAACAAAG GCTTTTGGTTTTCAGTTCCACTGCTGTTAAGCATCGTCTCCTTGGTAATTCTTCTGGTCTTAATCTCAATTCTACTCTACTGGAAACGTCATCGGAACCAAGATCGAG
- the CD200 gene encoding OX-2 membrane glycoprotein isoform X5, protein MLCRAQVVTQDVRGLLNTPASLRCSLQNPQEVLIVTWQKIKAVSPENMITYSENHGVVVQPAYKDKINITQLGLMNSTITFWNTTLEDEACYKCLFNTFGSGKISGIACLTLFVQPTVFLHYKLSEDHLNITCSANARPAPMISWKVSGSGIENSTKIVSHPNGTTSVISILQIKDPKRQVGKDVICQVLHLGTVTDYRETVNKGFWFSVPLLLSIVSLVILLVLISILLYWKRHRNQDREP, encoded by the exons ATGTTATGCAGGGCACAAG TGGTGACCCAGGATGTAAGAGGGCTGCTGAACACACCTGCTTCTTTAAGATGCTCTCTGCAAAATCCCCAGGAAGTTTTGATTGTGACATGGCAAAAAATCAAGGCTGTAAGCCCAGAAAACATGATCACCTACAGCGAGAACCATGGGGTTGTAGTCCAGCCTGCCTACAAGGACAAGATAAACATCACCCAGCTGGGACTCATGAACTCAACCATTACTTTCTGGAATACCACCTTGGAAGATGAGGCGTGTTACAAGTGCCTCTTTAATACCTTTGGTTCTGGAAAGATCTCAGGAATAGCCTGCCTCACTCTCTTTG tACAGCCCACAGTATTTCTTCACTATAAATTATCTGAAGATCACCTAAATATCACTTGCTCTGCCAATGCTCGCCCAGCCCCTATGATCTCCTGGAAAGTCTCTGGGTCAGGGATTGAGAACAGTACCAAGATCGTCTCACACCCCAATGGAACAACATCTGTCATCAGCATCCTCCAGATCAAAGACCCCAAGAGGCAGGTGGGGAAGGATGTGATCTGCCAGGTGCTACACCTGGGGACTGTGACCGACTACAGGGAAACTGTGAACAAAG GCTTTTGGTTTTCAGTTCCACTGCTGTTAAGCATCGTCTCCTTGGTAATTCTTCTGGTCTTAATCTCAATTCTACTCTACTGGAAACGTCATCGGAACCAAGATCGAG AGCCCTAG
- the CD200 gene encoding OX-2 membrane glycoprotein isoform X1 — protein sequence MECLVFRRLVCHLSTFQLIWFLAALMLCRAQVVTQDVRGLLNTPASLRCSLQNPQEVLIVTWQKIKAVSPENMITYSENHGVVVQPAYKDKINITQLGLMNSTITFWNTTLEDEACYKCLFNTFGSGKISGIACLTLFVQPTVFLHYKLSEDHLNITCSANARPAPMISWKVSGSGIENSTKIVSHPNGTTSVISILQIKDPKRQVGKDVICQVLHLGTVTDYRETVNKGFWFSVPLLLSIVSLVILLVLISILLYWKRHRNQDRGKITFRKCDSRHKMNSRNLKWLRLTEC from the exons ATGGAGTGTCTG GTGTTCAGAAGGCTCGTCTGTCATCTGTCTACCTTCCAACTGATTTGGTTCTTGGCAGCACTGATGTTATGCAGGGCACAAG TGGTGACCCAGGATGTAAGAGGGCTGCTGAACACACCTGCTTCTTTAAGATGCTCTCTGCAAAATCCCCAGGAAGTTTTGATTGTGACATGGCAAAAAATCAAGGCTGTAAGCCCAGAAAACATGATCACCTACAGCGAGAACCATGGGGTTGTAGTCCAGCCTGCCTACAAGGACAAGATAAACATCACCCAGCTGGGACTCATGAACTCAACCATTACTTTCTGGAATACCACCTTGGAAGATGAGGCGTGTTACAAGTGCCTCTTTAATACCTTTGGTTCTGGAAAGATCTCAGGAATAGCCTGCCTCACTCTCTTTG tACAGCCCACAGTATTTCTTCACTATAAATTATCTGAAGATCACCTAAATATCACTTGCTCTGCCAATGCTCGCCCAGCCCCTATGATCTCCTGGAAAGTCTCTGGGTCAGGGATTGAGAACAGTACCAAGATCGTCTCACACCCCAATGGAACAACATCTGTCATCAGCATCCTCCAGATCAAAGACCCCAAGAGGCAGGTGGGGAAGGATGTGATCTGCCAGGTGCTACACCTGGGGACTGTGACCGACTACAGGGAAACTGTGAACAAAG GCTTTTGGTTTTCAGTTCCACTGCTGTTAAGCATCGTCTCCTTGGTAATTCTTCTGGTCTTAATCTCAATTCTACTCTACTGGAAACGTCATCGGAACCAAGATCGAG